A DNA window from Aminipila luticellarii contains the following coding sequences:
- a CDS encoding bifunctional riboflavin kinase/FAD synthetase, whose amino-acid sequence MIIFNRLDEIKNIENTVVALGNFDGVHKGHQALIARTVKTAEAANLKSAVFTFSNHPKNVNCGELIVKNILYFDEKAKIIENLGVDYLFNIPFDEQIRQMKPIDFIDHVLIGKFNMKQAYCGFNYKFGYKAEGTPEVLMHEGIQKGFGIHVLEPFQIDGNLVSSTFIRNLIAEGRVDQCMKYMGRNYAIGGEVVVGNKIGRTIGFPTSNLIIDESMVTPPNGVYVTYCTYNGKRYPSVTNVGVKPTIGNYKKNVETHIFNFNKELYGKTIRVEFLEKTRDERKFASVEELSKQITSDCIMAKDYHRRTR is encoded by the coding sequence ATGATCATTTTCAACAGGTTAGACGAAATTAAGAATATAGAAAATACTGTAGTTGCCCTAGGAAATTTTGATGGGGTGCATAAAGGGCATCAGGCTCTTATTGCAAGGACTGTAAAAACAGCAGAAGCAGCTAACTTAAAAAGTGCTGTTTTTACTTTTTCAAATCATCCCAAGAATGTGAACTGCGGTGAGCTTATTGTTAAAAATATTTTATATTTTGATGAAAAGGCAAAGATTATTGAAAATTTAGGAGTAGACTATTTATTTAATATTCCTTTTGATGAACAGATACGCCAGATGAAGCCCATTGATTTTATAGATCACGTTTTGATTGGAAAGTTCAATATGAAGCAGGCTTATTGCGGCTTTAATTACAAATTTGGGTACAAGGCAGAAGGCACACCGGAAGTTTTAATGCACGAGGGGATACAAAAGGGTTTTGGCATTCACGTATTGGAACCGTTTCAAATCGACGGCAATTTAGTGAGCAGCACCTTTATCAGGAATCTGATAGCAGAAGGAAGAGTAGATCAGTGCATGAAATATATGGGCAGGAATTATGCCATAGGTGGTGAGGTGGTGGTTGGCAATAAAATCGGACGAACCATCGGATTTCCCACCTCAAACCTGATTATTGACGAAAGTATGGTGACTCCTCCAAACGGTGTATATGTTACGTATTGCACCTATAACGGCAAGAGATATCCAAGCGTAACCAATGTAGGTGTGAAACCGACAATCGGGAACTATAAAAAAAATGTGGAAACTCATATCTTTAATTTTAATAAAGAGTTATACGGCAAGACGATTCGTGTCGAATTTCTGGAAAAGACCAGAGATGAAAGAAAGTTTGCAAGTGTAGAGGAATTATCTAAGCAGATTACAAGCGATTGTATTATGGCAAAAGATTATCATAGAAGAACTAGATAG